The following are encoded in a window of Bradyrhizobium guangdongense genomic DNA:
- a CDS encoding MFS transporter → MVVATSLDEFSLGYRGWRVVLACFLMAFFMFGFGLYGQGVYLAELQRAHGWPGTLVSAASTFSFLLTSILVIFTDDLLARIGLRALILCGLIALGASTALLGLMQAPWQLYLAYALMSVGWTGMGSVVIATVLNSWFERRRGLALSLAFNGATCGGIILVPVLLALSGSIGFRSAMLAATIVMVVLVLPVVVVFTGWPVETALNSAEGSPRRGKPARHSRKELLANASFWTMVLPIAFALLAQMGFIIHQVTFLEPLIGRASAGLAVTIMAAMAVVGRLTLGLFVDRLDPRLACAVSMISQAAALLVLLQSTSPAVLLGCCALYGFSIGNMITFPPLIIQREIGSTAFAAAMGLGTSIGGIVSAFGPGIVGLVRSASGDYTMAFAMCAALDVLAAGLVLWRPGRKAETKRNLAPSP, encoded by the coding sequence ATGGTTGTCGCAACAAGCCTTGACGAATTCTCGCTGGGTTATCGCGGCTGGCGCGTAGTTCTGGCCTGCTTCCTGATGGCCTTCTTCATGTTCGGCTTCGGTCTCTACGGCCAAGGCGTCTATCTCGCCGAGCTTCAGCGCGCCCATGGCTGGCCTGGCACGCTGGTCTCGGCGGCCAGCACCTTCTCGTTTCTGCTGACCTCCATCCTCGTCATCTTCACCGACGATCTGCTCGCCCGCATCGGGCTGCGCGCGCTGATCCTGTGCGGACTGATCGCGCTTGGCGCCTCGACAGCGCTGCTCGGACTGATGCAGGCACCCTGGCAGCTCTATCTTGCCTATGCGCTGATGTCGGTCGGCTGGACCGGCATGGGCTCGGTGGTGATCGCGACCGTGCTGAATTCCTGGTTCGAGCGGCGCCGCGGCCTCGCGCTCAGCCTTGCCTTCAACGGTGCTACGTGCGGCGGCATCATCCTTGTTCCGGTTCTGCTGGCCCTGAGCGGCAGTATCGGCTTCCGCTCGGCCATGCTGGCGGCCACGATCGTGATGGTGGTGCTGGTGTTGCCGGTGGTTGTCGTCTTTACCGGCTGGCCGGTCGAAACGGCGCTCAATTCAGCTGAAGGTTCGCCCCGCCGGGGCAAGCCGGCGCGTCATTCGCGGAAGGAACTGCTCGCCAACGCATCGTTCTGGACCATGGTGCTGCCGATCGCGTTCGCGCTGCTGGCGCAGATGGGATTCATCATCCATCAGGTGACGTTTCTCGAGCCGCTGATCGGCCGCGCCAGTGCGGGCCTCGCCGTGACGATCATGGCTGCGATGGCCGTGGTCGGCCGGCTGACGCTCGGCCTGTTCGTCGACCGGCTCGATCCGCGGCTTGCCTGCGCGGTGTCGATGATCAGTCAGGCAGCGGCGCTGCTGGTTCTGCTGCAAAGCACGAGCCCGGCTGTGCTGCTCGGGTGCTGTGCCCTCTACGGCTTCTCGATCGGCAACATGATCACGTTCCCGCCACTGATCATTCAGCGTGAGATCGGCAGCACGGCCTTCGCCGCCGCCATGGGGCTGGGGACGTCGATCGGCGGCATCGTCAGCGCGTTCGGCCCCGGCATCGTCGGCCTCGTGCGCAGCGCGAGCGGCGACTACACGATGGCGTTTGCGATGTGCGCGGCGCTCGATGTCCTCGCGGCCGGGCTCGTGCTGTGGCGGCCCGGGAGAAAGGCCGAAACCAAGCGAAATCTAGCACCGTCACCCTGA
- a CDS encoding enoyl-CoA hydratase-related protein, protein MPNGNIIVTDERGTRVITLRRPGKKNAITQNMYREMSRAIDTAQNNPDIRCMIVTGGSGVFTAGDDIEEFIKADASRPETLSDGAKFLYSLALNVKPIIAAVDGASIGIGTVMLFHCDYVLASNAATFSAPYINLGLVPVGAASLLVPSTMGYQRAFAMLVMGRSFTAAEAHTAGFVNTVVSPGHTEVEARKVAREICRLPAEAVATSRKLLRAPPEELTRRIDQESHLFGERLKSDEAIAAFNAFANRKKR, encoded by the coding sequence ATGCCGAACGGCAACATCATCGTCACGGACGAGCGCGGCACGCGCGTCATCACCCTGCGCCGGCCGGGCAAGAAGAACGCGATCACCCAGAACATGTATCGCGAGATGAGCCGCGCGATCGACACCGCTCAGAACAATCCCGACATCCGCTGCATGATCGTCACCGGCGGCTCCGGCGTGTTCACCGCGGGCGATGACATCGAGGAGTTCATAAAAGCCGACGCCTCGCGTCCCGAGACGTTATCGGACGGTGCCAAGTTCCTGTATTCGCTGGCGCTCAACGTCAAGCCGATCATCGCAGCCGTCGACGGCGCATCGATCGGTATCGGCACGGTCATGCTATTTCACTGCGATTACGTGCTCGCCTCCAACGCCGCGACCTTCTCGGCGCCCTACATCAATCTCGGGCTTGTTCCGGTCGGCGCCGCCAGCCTCCTGGTGCCGAGCACGATGGGCTATCAGCGCGCCTTCGCCATGCTGGTGATGGGACGCAGCTTCACCGCCGCCGAGGCCCATACCGCCGGCTTCGTCAACACGGTCGTGTCGCCGGGACATACCGAGGTGGAAGCCCGCAAGGTGGCGCGCGAGATCTGCCGGCTGCCGGCCGAGGCCGTCGCGACCTCGCGCAAGCTGCTGCGCGCTCCGCCGGAAGAGCTCACCCGCCGCATCGACCAGGAAAGCCATCTGTTCGGCGAACGGCTGAAGTCCGACGAGGCGATCGCGGCGTTCAATGCGTTTGCGAACAGGAAGAAGCGGTAG
- a CDS encoding bifunctional metallophosphatase/5'-nucleotidase produces the protein MRYQSILTALSLVFATLPAAAQIAAPVELRILAINDFHGNLRPPPGGIRINDPEDKAKKVAVAAGGAEYMATLVKQLSEGHKNTIFVAAGDLIGASPFLSAMFHDEPSIESLSMMGLAITSVGNHEFDEGKTELLRMQNGGCHPEDGCQGPHPFTGAKFHYLAASTVESATGKSILPPYEIREFEGIPVAFIGLALKETAGIVSPSGIAGLEFRDEAETVNALVPQLKARGVEAMVVLIHQGGEPSGDYNECPEITGPIVDIVKKFDRAVDVVVSGHTHRAYVCDIDGRLVTSGDKYGALVTAIDLKLDAATRDVVSAKAENVIVANASLAKDPEQTALIDAYDKLSAPIANRPAGSVTQTLSRIPNGAGESALGDVIADAQLSATKDAKNGSAVIALTNPGGIRTDIIPRENGVVSFGDLFASQPFRNRLVTMTLTGSQLKEMLEQQWLDPKRPRILQVSNGFSYSWDASKPFGERVMADKMTLNGRPLEPATGYRVTVNDYLAVGGDGFTVAKQGTSPQYGGYDADALFAFFRAHGPIGPLPPTRILRVN, from the coding sequence ATGCGATATCAATCCATCCTTACCGCCCTTTCGCTCGTATTCGCCACCCTGCCCGCCGCGGCCCAGATCGCCGCTCCCGTCGAGCTGCGCATTCTCGCGATCAACGACTTCCACGGCAATCTGCGCCCGCCGCCGGGTGGCATCCGCATCAATGATCCCGAGGACAAAGCCAAGAAGGTGGCGGTGGCGGCCGGCGGCGCCGAGTACATGGCAACGCTGGTGAAGCAATTGAGCGAGGGGCACAAGAACACCATCTTCGTCGCTGCAGGCGATCTGATCGGAGCGAGCCCGTTCCTCTCGGCGATGTTCCACGACGAGCCGTCGATCGAGTCGCTCTCGATGATGGGCCTTGCGATCACGTCGGTCGGCAATCACGAATTCGACGAGGGCAAGACCGAGCTGCTCAGGATGCAGAACGGCGGCTGCCATCCGGAGGACGGCTGCCAGGGGCCACATCCCTTCACCGGTGCCAAATTCCACTATCTCGCGGCGTCCACCGTCGAGAGCGCGACGGGCAAGAGTATATTGCCGCCCTATGAGATCAGGGAGTTCGAGGGCATTCCGGTCGCCTTCATCGGGCTGGCCTTGAAGGAAACCGCCGGCATCGTTTCTCCGTCAGGCATTGCCGGTCTCGAATTCCGCGACGAGGCCGAGACCGTGAACGCGCTCGTGCCGCAACTGAAGGCGCGGGGCGTCGAGGCCATGGTGGTGCTGATCCACCAGGGCGGCGAGCCCTCGGGCGACTACAACGAATGCCCTGAGATCACGGGGCCGATCGTCGATATCGTGAAGAAGTTCGACCGCGCCGTCGACGTCGTCGTCAGCGGCCACACCCATCGCGCCTATGTCTGCGACATCGACGGCCGGCTCGTCACCAGCGGCGACAAATACGGCGCGCTGGTCACCGCAATCGACCTCAAGCTCGATGCTGCGACCCGCGACGTCGTCAGCGCCAAGGCAGAGAACGTCATCGTCGCCAACGCCTCGCTCGCCAAGGATCCCGAACAGACCGCGCTGATCGACGCCTATGACAAGCTCTCCGCACCGATCGCCAATCGCCCGGCCGGATCGGTGACGCAGACGCTGTCGCGCATTCCGAACGGAGCCGGCGAAAGCGCGCTCGGCGACGTCATCGCCGATGCGCAGCTTTCCGCCACGAAGGATGCCAAGAATGGCAGCGCTGTCATCGCGCTGACCAATCCCGGCGGCATCCGCACCGACATCATCCCCAGGGAAAACGGCGTGGTGTCCTTTGGCGACCTGTTCGCCAGCCAGCCGTTCCGCAACCGCCTCGTGACCATGACCCTGACCGGCAGCCAGCTCAAGGAGATGCTGGAGCAGCAATGGCTCGATCCGAAGCGGCCTCGGATCCTTCAGGTGTCGAACGGCTTCAGCTACAGCTGGGATGCCTCCAAGCCGTTCGGGGAACGCGTGATGGCCGATAAGATGACGCTCAATGGCAGGCCGCTCGAGCCGGCCACCGGCTACCGCGTCACCGTCAACGATTACCTCGCCGTCGGCGGCGACGGCTTTACCGTCGCCAAGCAGGGCACTTCGCCGCAATATGGCGGCTACGACGCCGATGCGCTGTTTGCCTTTTTCAGGGCGCATGGTCCGATCGGTCCGCTGCCGCCGACCCGGATCCTGCGCGTGAATTGA